GAGCACGAGGGCCACCACATCGAGGTCCACCTCGACAGGCTTCTCAGCGAGCGCGGCATGACCGTCACCGAACTCGCGAGCCGCGTCGGCGTGACCAACGTCAACCTGTCCGTGCTCAAGAACGGCCGCGCGAAGGCCATCCGGTTCACGACCC
This is a stretch of genomic DNA from Streptomyces sp. NBC_00285. It encodes these proteins:
- a CDS encoding helix-turn-helix domain-containing protein, which translates into the protein MAADEHEGHHIEVHLDRLLSERGMTVTELASRVGVTNVNLSVLKNGRAKAIRFTTLTRICEVLRCQPGDLLSHRPEQPSDRTSDPAPGNQT